A genomic segment from Mastomys coucha isolate ucsf_1 unplaced genomic scaffold, UCSF_Mcou_1 pScaffold7, whole genome shotgun sequence encodes:
- the Tspyl5 gene encoding testis-specific Y-encoded-like protein 5, which translates to MSGRSRGRRSSRAKGRGKGRARARVRAPAEDAWHDGKPPQSPQPEEDSAAAQVQAGAASGGAEPAEPREEAACRLPLDCGLALRARAVGERGLAAPDPDLERATSLAERLTSDTSFVGTVGALAKLRRGSRIGNRRVPARKAPDARSAAGRGPQATVSGKPKMGSAGPCAAAPVGEEKKVTEKHAGSGFPVTVGSMDTLETVQLKLETMNAQADRAYLRLSRKFGQLRLHHLERRNLLIQSIPGFWGQAFQNHPQLSSYLNTKDKEVLTYLNRLEVEELGLARLGYKIKFYFGRNPYFQNKVLIKEYGCGPSGQVVSRSAPIQWLPGHDLQSLSKGNPENNSSFFGWFSNHSSIESDKIVEIINEDLWPNPLQYYLISEEARGEKGKEERPGPAKQPAESPEPAVRQPK; encoded by the coding sequence ATGAGCGGCCGTAGTAGGGGTCGAAGGTCTTCCCGCGCCAAAGGCCGGGGCAAAGGCCGGGCCAGAGCCCGGGTCCGGGCCCCTGCGGAAGACGCCTGGCACGACGGAAAGCCGCCACAGAGCCCGCAGCCGGAGGAGGACTCGGCGGCCGCGCAGGTGCAGGCCGGCGCTGCTTCGGGAGGCGCGGAACCAGCCGAGCCCCGGGAAGAGGCGGCCTGCCGCCTGCCGCTGGACTGCGGCCTAGCGTTGCGGGCACGGGCTGTGGGCGAGCGCGGGCTGGCGGCCCCTGATCCGGACCTGGAGAGGGCCACATCCCTCGCCGAGCGCCTGACCAGCGACACCAGCTTCGTGGGAACCGTAGGAGCCTTGGCGAAACTGCGACGCGGCTCCCGCATTGGAAATCGGCGAGTCCCCGCGAGGAAGGCCCCAGATGCTCGGAGCGCCGCGGGAAGGGGACCTCAGGCCACAGTCAGTGGGAAGCCAAAGATGGGCTCTGCGGGACCGTGTGCCGCTGCTCCAGtgggggaggaaaaaaaggtGACAGAGAAGCATGCTGGGTCAGGGTTCCCCGTGACAGTGGGCAGCATGGATACCCTGGAGACGGTCCAGCTAAAGCTAGAGACCATGAATGCACAGGCTGACAGGGCGTATCTCAGGCTTTCCCGCAAGTTTGGCCAGTTGCGACTTCACCACTTAGAGCGCAGGAACCTCCTCATCCAGAGCATCCCTGGCTTCTGGGGGCAAGCTTTTCAGAACCATCCCCAGCTGTCATCTTATCTGAATACCAAAGATAAGGAGGTATTGACCTATTTGAACAGACTGGAGGTGGAAGAGCTTGGCCTTGCCAGATTGGGCTACAAAATCAAGTTCTACTTTGGCCGAAATCCCTATTTCCAAAATAAGGTGCTCATCAAGGAATATGGGTGTGGTCCATCCGGTCAAGTAGTGTCTCGCTCAGCTCCGATCCAGTGGCTCCCAGGTCATGATCTACAGTCCCTAAGCAAGGGAAACCCAGAAAACAACAGTAGCTTCTTTGGGTGGTTTTCGAACCACAGCTCTATTGAGTCTGACAAGATTGTTGAGATAATCAACGAGGACCTGTGGCCCAATCCTCTACAGTACTACCTGATCAGTGAAGAAGCCcgtggagagaaaggaaaggaagaaaggccaGGTCCAGCAAAGCAGCCAGCTGAGAGCCCTGAGCCTGCAGTGAGGCAGCCCAAATGA